DNA sequence from the Rhodothermales bacterium genome:
GATGTTCTCGTCGATGTTGCCCACCATCGCGTAGATCCGCGCCAGGACATCCGTATCGTACCCCGGTTCGAGTCGCGCCGCCTCCGGATGCGGGAACTGGTCGAGGGTCAGGTCCCGGGCGGCGTACACGCGGTAGAGCGAGTCGGGCACGTCGTGATAGGGGCTGTGCGGCGTGTTCGTGGCGATATAGGCGAAAAACGGGCGCTCCGGGCTGACCCGCTCGATCCAGTCGAGCGCGGAGTCGAAGTACACGTCCGTGCAGTAGCCGGCCGTTTGCACGAGCGTACCGTTGTGGGACAGGATGGCGTTCGTGTAGCGCCCCTCGCCGCCGGGCGGGTCGCTCGGCTGCCCGATGCCGCCGCCGCGCAGGACCAGCGATTCCTCGAAGCCCTGATCCATGGCGCGCATCGGATAGGTATCGCCGAGGTGCCATTTGCCGAATATGCCGGTGGCGTAGCCGGCGTCGGCGAGGACTTCCGCGAGGGTCGTCTCGTCCGGCTCCATCATCGCGCGACCGATGTACGTGTCCACGACGCGCGTCCGGTAATTGTAGCGGCCGGTCATGAGCGATGCGCGGGTCGGGGCGCATACCGGGCTCACATAAAAGCGTCCCCAGCGCGCGCTGCGGGACGCCATCGCATCCAGGTTCGGCGTCTGCAGCACCGGGTTGCCGTACAGGCCGAAGTCCCCGATCCCCTGATCGTCGGTCATGATCAGCACGATGTTCGGCCGCGTTGGGGCGGGGCGGCAGCCGCCGGCGAGGAGCCCCAGGGCGATCAGCACTGCGCTGCATCGCAAGCGCAACTGTCCATCGAAAGCCGGCGCCGCGTCCCGCTGTGTGGTGACGTGACCCGGACGTTGCAGGTGACTAAATAAAAGTGTAAACATGGAGGGGAGGGCTGGAGCGAATACAACGACCTCCACAAATACGACATTCCCCGGTAAGGATAGCAAGACCGCGTGCTGATGCAACCCGATATCAAGCTGAAAATCTCCCGACTCCTCCTCGTGGGCGTCCTCGGCCTTCTCGCCGGCTCGGCGAACGACACCGCTGTCCCGGACTCGCCGGCGGACCCTCCCAACATCCTGCTCGTCATGACCGACGACCAGGGCTGGGGGGATATCCGGTCCCACGGCAACGCGGCCATCGATACGCCGGTCATGGACCGCCTGGCGCGCGAAGGGGTCCGTTTCGAACGGTTCTACGTGAGCCCGGTCTGCGCCCCGACCCGGGCCAGCCTGCTCACCGGCCGCGATGCGCTGCGAACGGGCGTCCATGGCGTGACGCGGGCGCATGAGACCATGCGGGCGGAGGAGGTCACCCTCGCTGAAGCGCTCCGGGATGCCGGTTACGCCACCGGCATGTTCGGCAAATGGCATAACGGCGCGCATTACCCGTACGACCCCAACGGGCAGGGCTTCGACGAATTTCTGGGCTTCACCGCCGGCCACTGGAATAACTACTTCGATACGCAGCTGGAGCACAACGGCCGGCTCACCCGAACCGCCGGCTACATCACCGATGTGCTGACCGATGCCGCCGTACAGTTTATCGAGCAGCATCGCGCGGCCCCGTTTTTTGCCTACGTCGCCTACAACGCCCCGCACTCCCCGTTTCAGGTCCCGGATGCCTACTACGACAAGTACATCGCACGCGGTCTGGACAGCCAGAACGCATCCGTCTACGGCATGGTGGAGAATGTCGATGACAACCTCGGCAGGCTGCTCGACACGCTGGACCAGCTCGAACTGAGCCGCAACACTATCGTGGTGTTTCTGACGGATAACGGCCCGAACGGGTGCGATCGCTACAACGGCGACATGAAGGGATGCAAGGGGCATGTCGACGAAGGCGGCGTCCGCGTTCCGCTCTTCGTACGCTGGCCGGCCGAGCTGCCGCGCGACACCGTCGTCCGCACGCTGGCGGCGCACATCGACGTGATGCCTACCCTGCTGGATCTCGCCGGCGTGACGCCCGCCGTGCAACCCGCCTTCGACGGGCGCAGCCTGGCCCCCCTGATGCGCGGCGAACCGGCTGCCTGGCCCGACCGCGAACTGTATTCGCACTGGTATGGCGGCGGCGTGGTGCAGCCGTATCCGGGCTCCGTGCGCACCGAGCGCTGGCGAGCGGTGAACAAGGGCGGCGGCTGGGAGCTGTACGACATGCTCAACGATCCGGGGCAGCATGTCGAAGTGGGAGCGCAGTATCCGGAGGTGGTGTCCCGGCTGGATGTGGCGTACCGGGACTGGTTCGCGCGCGCGGCCTCCGGGAATTTCGATCCCATCCCGACCCCCATCGGCTACGAGGAACGCCCCACGGTGACGCTGCCGGGCCACGAGGCCTACCTCATCCCGTCGCCCGGCGCGGGGATCAACTACGACGTCGCCGCCGGCTGGGCGAACGACTGGGTGACGGACTGGACGGATCCGGCGGCCTACGCGATGTGGCCGGTGGATGTGGTGGCGACCGGTCGGTACGAGATCACCTTGCTCTACACCTGCCCGCCGGCCCATGTCGGCGGCCGGCTGCGTGTCGAGATCGGCGGTGAGGCCCTCGAAAAACCCGTCGAGCGGGCGCACGACCCCTTGCCGGTGTTCAGTCCGGACCGGGTGCTGCGCAAGGAGGTCTACGAGAAAGAGTGGGCGTCGCTCGCGATGGGGACGGTGCGCCTCGAGGCCGGGGTGACCCAGCTCGCTGTCCGTGCCGCGACGATGGAGAACGGCGGGACGATCGATCTCAAGGCAGTTCAGCTTCGGCGGGTGCGCTGACCACGCGGCCGCGATTTAAGCTCATGCGTCGCGCGTCGATACTTCGCAAGAGTCCTATACCCATCCAGTCCCCGGGAATGTTTATGGATTACGTGGCCCTTCGTGAAACCCGGGTCGCCCAGTTGAGCGCCCTGTTTGCCGAGTTGTATGCCCTGCCGGTTGAGCCGGAAATGCTAGGCCAGCGCGCGGATATCATCCACGAAGTGGATATGTTGTGCGCCGCATATCAGGCATCCTGGTCGAAAGCGAACGGAAGCCGCCAGGGTTTGCGGAGATCGTAACGGCCCGTCATGGGGCGTCACTTCTGCATTCTGCGTAGTATCTGGAGTAGCACTTGCGGAGCGAGTGCCGGTGTCCTATTGTTTCTCGTCGAATACGACGACGCGTGCGACGATCTACCCCGGTCGTGCATGCCTTCTTTATACACCGCGATCTGCTCCGTCATGCCTCGATTTTTCGCCGGCCTCCTTGCCGGCCTGCTGTTCATCGTCTCCCTCGCCGGCGCCCAGCCGGCTGTTGCACCGTCGGATTATCAGGACCTTGCCTACCGGTTGATCGGCCCCTTCCGCGGCGGCCGCACCGTCGGCGCCGTGGGGATACCGGATCGCCCCGGGGTTTTCTTCATCGGCGTCAACAACGGCGGGGTCTGGAAGACCGAAAACTTCGGCCGCACCTGGAATCCGATCTTCGATGCGGCCCCGACCGGCTCGGTAGGGGATATCGCCGTGGCGCCGTCGAACCCGGAGGTTATTTATGTGGGATCCGGGGAGGGATTGCACCGCCCCGACCTGAGCGTCGGCGACGGCATCTTCAAGACGATGGATGGCGGCAAAACCTGGCGCCATATCGGACTGGGCGACGTGCAGCAGGTCGGCCGGCTGGTGGTGCATCCCACCAACCCGGATGTCGTCTACGTCGCCGGCCTCGGTCATCCGTACGGGCCCAACGAGGAACGCGGCGTCTACCGGACGCGAAACGGCGGCGACACGTGGGAGCGCGTGCTCTACCGCGACGTGAATACCGGCGCCATCCAGGTCGAGTTCGATCCGGCCGATCCGAATACCGTCTACGCCGTGCTCTGGGAGCATCGCGAAGGACCCTGGGAAAACGCGGCGTTTTCCGGGGCGAACAGCGGCCTGTTCAAATCGACCGACGGTGGCGATACCTGGACGCCGCTGACGGCGGGGCTGCCCGGGCCGGCGGAAGGCCTCGGCCGCATCGGCATAGGCATCGCGCCGGGCGATCCGAGCCGGCTCTACGCCACCGTCGATGCCGGCGAGCACGGCGGCATCTACCGGTCCGACGACGCCGGCCAGTCGTGGCGCCGGGTGGCCACCGACCGCCGGCTCTGGGGACGCGGCGGCGACTTCGCCGAGATCCGCGTCCATCCCCGCGATGCCGATGTCGTGTATGTCGCCAACGTCGCCTCCTACCGCTCCGACGACGGCGGGGCCTCGTGGACGTCGATCAAGGGCGCACCCGGCGGCGACGACTACCACCGCATCTGGATCAACCCCGAACAGCCGGACATCATGCTGTTTGTGGCCGACCAGGGGGCCACGATCACGGTCGACGCCGGCCGGACCTGGTCGTCCTGGTATAACCAGCCCACCGCCCAACTCTACCACGTCAGCACCGACAACGGCTTTCCTTATATGGTCTATGGCGGCCAGCAGGAGAGCGGCGCCATCGGCGTCTACAGCCGGGGCCCGGGCGGCCAGATTTCGTTTCGCGACTGGATGGGCGTCGGGTCCGACGAGTACGCGTACGTCGCGCCCGACCCCCTCAACCCGGACATCGTGTATGGCGGACGGGTTGTGCGCTTCGACAAACGCACGGGGCAGACCCAGAACGTGGCGCCGGAGGCGCTGCGTTCCGGGCAGTACCGCATCCTGCGCACCATGCCGCTGCTGTTCCATCCGGCCGATCCCACCATGCTGCTGTTCGCGACCAATGTGCTCTGGAAGACGCACTCGGGCGGGCAGTCCTGGGAAGTGATCAGCCCCGATCTCTCCCGCGAGAACACCGAGCTGACCGAAAGCATCGGTGACTTCGCGACGCCCGACCTGGCCGATACACCGCGGCGCGGCGTCATCTACGCCGTCGGCCCGTCTCCGCGCGATGCCGACGTGATCTGGGCCGGCACCGACGACGGACTCGTCCATGTGACGCGCGACGGCGGGCGGACCTGGAGCAACGTGACGCCGCCGGCCCTGCGTCCGTGGGACAAGGTCTCGCAGCTGGTCGCCGGCCATTTCGATCGCAACACCGCGTATATCGCGGTCAACGCCATCCGGCGGGACGACATGCGCCCGCATGTCTACAAAACACACGACGGCGGGGCGACGTGGACGCATGTCGCGCAGGGGATGAACGCCATGGGGCCGGTCAACGTGGTGCGCGAGGATCCGAAGCAGCCGGGCCTGCTCTTCGCCGGCACCGAGCGGGAAGTCTATTTCTCCGCCGACGACGGGGCGCACTGGCACAACCTGCGCCAGAACATGCCGGCGTCCTCCATTCGCGATCTGGTCATCCATGATAACGACCTCGTCGTGGGCACGCACGGCCGCTCGATCTGGATCCTGGACGACATCGCGCCGCTGCGGGAACTGGCCGAGGCCACGCGTTCGGCCAGCGCCCATCTGTTTTCGCCGCAGCCGGCGTACCGCGTCCGCTGGAACATGTTTTCGGATACGCCCCTACCGCCTGAAGAGCCTACCGGCGAGAACCCGCCGGACGGGGCGGTGCTCGACTACCGGCTGCCGGCGGATGCCCGGCATGTCGAGCTGACGATCCTCGATCGCGCCGGCGCCGTCGTGCGCCGTTATGCCAGCGACGATGCCGCCGAGCCTGTCGATACGACGGCGCTGCCGCATCCGACGTACTGGATCCGGCCGGCGCAAACGCTCGGCACCGGGGCCGGGCATCACCGGTTTGTCTGGGATCTTCGCTATGCGCCGCCGCGCGGAAGCGAGCGGGAATTCGCCATCGCGGCGGTCTACAAAAACACGCCCAGCGGGCCGCCGGGGCCGTACGTCCATCCGGGCGAATACACCGTGCGCCTTACCGTCGATGGCGTGAGCCAGGAGGGCCGCATCACGGTGCGCCTCGATCCCCGCGTGTCGATCGACGCCGCGGCACTGCGCCGGCAATCGACGCTCGCCATGGCATGTTATGCTGGATATCACCGTCTGCAGGACATCGTGGAAGCGATCGACGCGCTGCCGCAAACCGGCCGTGGCGCCGCACGCCTGCGGGAACAGGCCATGGCGCTCCGGGGTCGCGGGGCGGCCGGCAATCCGGATATCACGTACGGGAGCATCTCCGCCGCGCCGGCCGATCGCGAGACGCTGATTGGGCTCCAGTACAAGTTCCTGCATGCCATCGCCGTGCTCCAGAGCGCCGACGCGGCGCCGACGACCCAGCTCGAGGATGCGGTAACGCAGTTGCTGGCATCCGAGCAGGCGGTCACTGCGCGGTGGGAGGCCTTGCGGTAAAGAGGCGGTGGCGTTGCTGCACCATCTCACCTACCCGAAGGCGCGGGATGGCTTCAGCAAGGTGGGCGACGAACCGTGTCGCCGGCGCGCCGATCAGGGAAAGGCCACGCCGCATCGCAGTCCGACCGCCCGCAGGTCCTCCACGACGGGCGGGAGCAGCGGGATGCCGTTGACGCCCCGGTCCGCCTCGGCCTCGCGCTCCGGGTCGCCGGGAATGAGCGGACCGTCGGTGCCCGGGGCGGGTTTTGTCGCGCGGAAGGTGCGGATCCAGTGGTCGATCTGGCGCTTGAAAGTGGCGGGGTCGATGAAGCCGGCGAGGTCCATCGCGCCAAAAAAATGGCCGATGCCGCGGCCGACCCGCGCGTCGTCCTGCGCCATCTTCGCGGCGAAGGGCGGGGCGAACGGACCCCAGTTGGCGCCGCTCAACACGCCGCACAGGATGTCGACCATCGCCGAGAGCCCGTAGCCCTTGTGGCCGCCCATGTCGCGGGTCGACCCGAGGGGAAGCAGCAGACCGCCGTCCATCATCCGCGCCGGGTCGGTGATCGGGTTGCCCTCCCGGTCGAGCGCCCAGCCCTCGGGGATCGGCTCCTGCTTGCGATGGGCGATCTCGATCTTGCCGAAGGCGACGACGCTCGTCGCGAGGTCGATCACGATCGGCGGCTCCTCTTCGCCCGGGAAGGCGATGGCGATCGGGTTGGTGCCCAGCATGCGCTGCGCGCCCCAGAGCGGCGTTACGCTCGGACCTGTGTTGGTCATGGAGATGCCGATCACCCCGTGCTCCAGCGCTTCGAGGGGGTAGTGGCCGGCGATGCCGTAGTGGTTCGAGTTGCAGACGCTGACCCATCCCGACCCCACATCGCGGGCTTTCTCGATCGCCAGCCGGTTGGCGTAGGGGCCGACGACGAGCCCGAGCCCGTTGTCGCCATCCACGGTCGCCGTGCTGCGCGTCTGGCGGAGGATGCGGATGTCCGGACGCGGATTGATGGCGCCGGCGTCGAGGAGTTCGACATACGCCCTCAACCGCGCCACGCCGTGGGAGTCGATGCCCCGCAAGTCGGCCGAGACCAGGATGCGGGCCGCCTCGCGCGCCGCCGGCGCCGGGATCTCGTAGTGGATGAAGACGGATTCGACGAACCCGAGCAGGCGGTCGGCCGGAAAACGGCGCGTCGTCGTGCTCATGCGTCGAGGGAGGCTTCGAGCCGCTCCACGACGAGACGGCCGATGTTCAGCGAGGCCGTCGCGGCCGGCGAGGGCGCGTTGCACACATGCAGCAGGCGGCCGCTCTCGCGGATGAGGAAGTCGTCGACCATCTTGCCGTCCGGGGCGACGGCCTGGGCGCGGACGCCGGCCGGCGCCCGGTGCAGGTGCTCGGCGCGGATCTCGGGGACGAGCACCTGCAGCGCGCGCACAAAGGCTCCCTTGCTGAACGAGCGCCACATCTCGCCGGCGCCGGTCCGCCAGTGTTTCGCCGCCAGCTTCCGGAAGCCGCTGTAGGCCAGCGTTTCGAGCAATTCGCCGGGGCGCACGACCCGCTTCGAGTAGCCCTCGCGCGCGAAGGCGAGCACGGCGTTTGGCCCGCACTCGACGCCACCGCCGATCATCCGCGTGAAATGGACGCCGAGAAACGGGAAGCTGGGGTCCGGCACCGGATAGATGAGCGTGCGGCACAGATGCTCCGCTTCGGGCACCAGCTCGAAATATTCGCCGCGGAAGGGGACGATCTTATAGCCGGGTTCGCCGCCGCTGCGGCTTACGACCCGATCCGAATACAGCCCGCCGCAGTTCACCACATGCCGGGCCTCGACGGTGCCGGCGCGGGTTTCGAGCGTGACGGCGTCGGGGCGGTCCACCAGGTTCAGTACTTCCGCCTGGGTCATCACCTGCCCGCCGCGTTCCTGGATGCACGCGGCGAGTCGCCGGCTGACGGCCTTGTAGTCCACGATCCCGGCCTCGGGCACATGGATCGCCTGGATGCCGGCGACATGGGGCTCCAGCTCCAGCAGGCGTTCGCGGGAGATCTTTTCGCAGCGCACGCCATTCGCCTGGCCCCGTTCAAGGATGGCGTCGAGCATGGGAAGTTCGCGCTCGGACGTCGCCACGATGACTTTGCCGATGAGGGCGAAGGGGATGGACTCCGTTTCGCAGAACCGCTGCATGGCCAGCTTCCCTTCGCGGCAGTTCTGCGCCTTGAGCGAGCCCGGCTTGTAATAGATGCCGGAATGGAGCACGCCCGAGTTGTGCCCGGTCTGGTGCTGCGCGACGGCCGCTTCTTTTTCCAGCAGCACGATGCGGAGCCCCGGATGCCGGAGCCCGAGTTGATAGCCCGTCGCGAGGCCGACGATGCCGGCTCCGACAATGGCGACATCATAACGCATGGGAGGAGATTTTTAGTTGATTTGCGCGTTCGCCCAATGTACGCCCGGAACGCCACGCCCGGAAACGAATTCACCTTCAATCGCAAACCGCAAATCGTTAATCGCAAATCTTTAATCGCTAATCGCTAATCCCCGCTCCCATGTCCTACGCCGTCAAGGAGATTTATTACACCCTGCAGGGGGAGGGGGCGCAGACGGGCCGGCCGGCGGTGTTTCTGCGCTTTGCCGGGTGCAACCTGTGGACCGGCCGGGAGGCCGACCGCGCGTCGGCCGTATGCACGTTTTGCGATACCGACTTTGTGGGGATGGATGGGGAGAACGGCGGCCGCTACGAGGCCGGCGCGCTGGCCGAACGGGTGGCGTCGCTGTGGCCGGCGGGGATGCCGGCGCGGTACGTGGTCTGTACCGGCGGCGAGCCGTTATTGCAACTGAATGAGCCGCTGATCGAGGCTTTGCACGGGCAGGGGTTCGAGGTGGGGGTGGAGACCAACGGCACGGTGGCGCCGCCGGGGGGGCTGGACTGGGTGTGCGTGAGCCCGAAAGCCGGCGCCGACCTGGTTGTCCGGCAGGGCGATGAGCTGAAGCTGGTCTATCCCCAGATCGCCGCCATGCCCGAGCGATTCGCCGGCCTGGCGTTTGCGCATTTTTTCCTCCAACCGATGGACGGACCGGACCGGGTCGCCCATACCGACGCGGCGATGGCCTACTGCCTGGCCAACCCTCCCTGGCGGCTCAGCCTCCAGACGCACAAGCTGCTCGGGATTCCGTAGCTCGCCTGCGGCGAGTTGGTCATGAGGCTCGCCTGCGGCTCCCGGTCATTGGTCATCGGGCCGTTCAACCTGTGCGAGTTAAGGAAATCTACGTCCATGTCGTCTCGACTGGACCACCGATGAGATCGGTGGGAAACGGAGAGATCTCCTGATGCACGCCGCGAGCACCGTTCATCCTGCAACATCCGATCGACCATCATCCCATGCGCTGGATCCAACACGAAATCGCCCTGCAACCGCGTCCGCGCGGGTTTCATCTGATCACGCCGGAGATCGTCCGGCACGTGCCGGAACTGGCGGAAATCCGGGTGGGGATGGCGCACGTGTTCATCCTGCATACCTCGGCCTCCCTGACGATCAACGAAAACGCGGATCCGGACGTGCGGACGGACATGGAGGCGTACTTCAACCGCGCCGTGCCCGAAAACGCGCCGTATTTCGAGCACACGATCGAAGGGCCGGACGACATGCCGGCGCACATCAAGGCCGCCATGCTGGGCAGCGGGCTCACGATCCCGGTGTCGGACGGCCGCCTGCGGCTCGGTACCTGGCAGGGGATCTACCTCTGCGAACACCGCGACCGGGGCGGCGCGAGGCGGGTGGTGGTGACGGTATGGGGCGAGGAAATGCGGCGGTGAAACGTGTAATAGAAACGTGCGGGGTGCCGTTTCAGCGTTTTTTTATTTCGCGTTTTTCACAGCGTTCTGCACTTCGAGCCCCGCTTTCGGCAGGGTGAACCAGAAGCAGGCGCCGTCGCGCATATTGGGCAGGCAGCCGATCTGGCCGCCCCAGTCCTCGACGGTGATGCGGCAGAAATAGAGGCCGAGGCCGACCTTGCCGGCGTTTTTACCGCCCTGTGAGAACTTCTCGAACAGCGCGTTCATCATCTCCGGCGGGACGCCCTCGCCCTGGTCCTTGATGCTTACCCGGATAGCGTTGCCCTCGTCGCGGAGGCGCACGGCGATGAAGGAGCCGTCGCGGGTATGCCGCAGGGCGTTTTCCATCAGGTTGAACAGAATCCGTTCGAGCCGGGCATGGTCGCCGGCGACCTGCCAGGAGGTATCGGGCGGGCCCTCGAGCGAAATCCGGAAGTTCACGTTCTTCAGCGAGGCCATCGCCGTGAGCGCGTCGGTCACCTCGCGGATGCTCTCCTCGATGTTGGGCGCGTCCTCGAGGTTGGCGGCGGTTTGCAGCAGCGGCTTGGAGCGGGTGGAGAACGTCGTGAGCGTCTCCTGGATCAGGCCCTGCATCTTGTCGACCTGTTCGAGGCCGATGGACAGGAATTCCTCGCCGACGGGTTTGACCATCTCGTCTTCCTGCAGGAGCCACAGGCTCGCGCGGATGCCGGCGAGCGGGGCGGAGAGGTCGTGCACCGTGCAGTGCAGCAGCACCTCGCGCTTGTCGATCTCTTTCAGCAGGTTGTACTGCCGCAGTCCCTGGTCGCGCGCCTCCTGATAGACGCTCCGGAGCGTTTTGAAATCGCTCGACGGAAACTTGATCAGGAGGAGATTCTGGCCGTCCATCTTGAGCGCGGTCGCCTCGAGGAGCCACTCCTTGCCGGAGGAGGCCTCCTCGGTCCAGATGTCCGACACCAGCTGGGCCGTGCCGTCGCCGGCCCAGATCGTCTCGGCTTCTTCGATAAAATGGCCGAGGTAAAGCAGATGGTCCGCCGGCTGCCAGGGGGCCCCGTCGGTATTCAGTTTGGGATGGATGTCGCGAAGCCAGTACGGGGCTTCGCCGAGAAGGACGAATCGCCCGTCGTTCTCGCGCCGCAAGACGGCCATGTCGAGCTGGGCCAGCAGGGTCGGCGGAAGCAACAGAGGGTTCATGTCGATGCTACACGGCGGATGGGAGGGAGCGTAACGGGCTTAAACGAGCTTGTGAGCGAGGTCGGTGAAGGCTTTCTCCACGCCGGCGCCGGTTTTCGCGCTGGTCTGCTGGATGGTCCAGCCCCGCGCCCGCATGTCGGCGATCTCCTCCTCACGAATTTCCCATTCGTTGGCGACGTCCGCTTTGTTGATCAACACCACGAAAGGCACCTCGCCGATGGTAGCCTGGGCCTTGTGGTGCAGGGCGAGCGCGGCATCCATCGTGGAGCGCCGCGTGCCGTCGATCACTAACAAATATCCGGCCGTCCCGCGAAGGTAGTTCATGGAGAGTTTTTGGAATCGATCCTCCCCGTTGAGGTCCCATATGAGGAGGTCGACCTTCTGTCCTTTCGCCGTGACCGATTTCTTGTCGATTTTTACGCCGATGGTCGTGAGGTACTGGTCGGAGAAGATCCCTTTCACGAATCGGGCGACGAGGCTGCTCTTGCCGACAGCCGATGTACCGAGCGTACAGATCTTTTTCTGGGTCATTCCTGGATAAGGGGGTGTATGCTGTGGGGAGGCGACTAGCACATGATGATTCGTTGCGCGGCAGACAGGTGCCGGAAGGCCGAAAAAGTGGGTGGAGGGTATCCGGCCGGGGGAAGGCTCGTTACGAACGTATAAAGGGGAGAAAAGATCGCAGCAGGATGCACTTGGTTCCCCCGAAGGCCGGCGACGCGTGGTTTGCGCCTCACACGCGGCGCGGCGCGGCGGCGCATCGTCGAATGCGCCGAAGGCGCATGGTCCGAGAGGCAAAACGTTTAGGGGGGGCCTCGCGCCCGGGGGTATTCTGAACGTCGGGTCGCTCGAGCGTGTCGAGCGATTCGGAGCGTCAGAAACGAAATCGTCGATTGTAACGCCGGCGGACCGATTGAGGCAAATCGGCCGCGGGATCCTCGAAATCTATGCGTAACCCCCGTAGATTTTTTGGCAACGAACGAATAAATTCCGGACTTCCTTTCCGTCGATTCGTATCTTAGACGCTTGCATTATACCAACACCGAGGAGTTTGGGATGTCGAAAGCATCTTCCGTCAACCCCTATACGAGTGCCCCTTTGGGATCAAAGGTGGTGAGTTCGGTATATGGGGGGACCAACGAGGGTGCGTTCAACAAACTCTCGGATGAGGAGGTGGAAGAACTCCGGCGCCTGCTGCTCGCGCCGGAGCAGTACCAGCTGATGCAACTCCATCGCCGGCTGGACGAACTCGAGGCGCCGGATTCGCAGCTGGGCGCCGTCGCCAAATACCTCCCGGAAGCCGTCGCCATCAATGCCCGCAAGGGCGACAAGCTGGCCAAGGCGCTGGCCCAGACGTTCAGCCGCACGCTGGACGTCGCCGTCCAGCAGGATACCGAAACGCTGATCGACGGCATCTCGCCGCTGATGGTGCCGGCGCTCAAAAAGGGCATCAAGGAATCGTTCCGCTCGACGCGCAACGCCATCAAGTGGGCGCTTCAGTACGGGGTGTCGCTCAACGGCATCAAGTGGCAGTACGAAGCCATCCGGTCGAAACGCTCCTTCTCCGAGGTCGTCCTCAGCCACACGCTCCGCTACCGCGTCGAGCAGGTCTTCCTGATCCACCGCATCAGCGGGCTGCCGCTGCAGCACGTCGTCGCCGATTCGGTCAAGGCGCAGGACGGGTCGCTCGTATCGAGCATGCTGACCGCGATCCAGGATTTCGTGCAGGACTCGTTCGGCACCCGCGCCGAGGAAGGGCTCGCCACGCTCCAGGTGGGCGAACTCACCGTCTGGATCGAGCAGGGGCCCAAGGCGATCCTCGCGGCCGTCGTCCGCGGTACGCCCGAACCGGATCTGCGTCGCGTGCTCAAGGATACCGCGCGTTCGATCCATCTCCAGTTTAATGCCGCACTGACCTTCTTCGACGGCGACATCACGCCGTTCGAATCGACCCGGCCGATCCTCGAGGCCGAACTGCTCTCACACTACCAGATCCCGCAGCGGCCGATCTCGCCGATGTTCTGGATTCTGCTGGGCGGCCTCGTGGTGTGGATCGGGTTTATGTCGTTCGTCTTCTTCCGCAACAACGCCCAGTGGAAGGATTACCTCGCCTACCTCAAGGCCGAGCCCGGCATCGTCGTGCTGGAATCGGGGCGCGACGACGGCAAATGGTTCGTTACCGGCATGCGCGATCCGCTCGCGACGCCGTCCGATTCGATCCGCGTGCGCACCAGCCTGCCGGCGGGCGCCGTGGTCGAGACCTGGACGCCGTATCAGGACATGTCCGCGCCCATCCTGCTCCGCCGCGCCTACCAGTTCCTGGGGCCGATCCCTCCCGAGGTGACGCTCAAGCTGGAAAACGGGGTGCTGGTCG
Encoded proteins:
- the lhgO gene encoding L-2-hydroxyglutarate oxidase — translated: MRYDVAIVGAGIVGLATGYQLGLRHPGLRIVLLEKEAAVAQHQTGHNSGVLHSGIYYKPGSLKAQNCREGKLAMQRFCETESIPFALIGKVIVATSERELPMLDAILERGQANGVRCEKISRERLLELEPHVAGIQAIHVPEAGIVDYKAVSRRLAACIQERGGQVMTQAEVLNLVDRPDAVTLETRAGTVEARHVVNCGGLYSDRVVSRSGGEPGYKIVPFRGEYFELVPEAEHLCRTLIYPVPDPSFPFLGVHFTRMIGGGVECGPNAVLAFAREGYSKRVVRPGELLETLAYSGFRKLAAKHWRTGAGEMWRSFSKGAFVRALQVLVPEIRAEHLHRAPAGVRAQAVAPDGKMVDDFLIRESGRLLHVCNAPSPAATASLNIGRLVVERLEASLDA
- a CDS encoding arylsulfatase — translated: MQPDIKLKISRLLLVGVLGLLAGSANDTAVPDSPADPPNILLVMTDDQGWGDIRSHGNAAIDTPVMDRLAREGVRFERFYVSPVCAPTRASLLTGRDALRTGVHGVTRAHETMRAEEVTLAEALRDAGYATGMFGKWHNGAHYPYDPNGQGFDEFLGFTAGHWNNYFDTQLEHNGRLTRTAGYITDVLTDAAVQFIEQHRAAPFFAYVAYNAPHSPFQVPDAYYDKYIARGLDSQNASVYGMVENVDDNLGRLLDTLDQLELSRNTIVVFLTDNGPNGCDRYNGDMKGCKGHVDEGGVRVPLFVRWPAELPRDTVVRTLAAHIDVMPTLLDLAGVTPAVQPAFDGRSLAPLMRGEPAAWPDRELYSHWYGGGVVQPYPGSVRTERWRAVNKGGGWELYDMLNDPGQHVEVGAQYPEVVSRLDVAYRDWFARAASGNFDPIPTPIGYEERPTVTLPGHEAYLIPSPGAGINYDVAAGWANDWVTDWTDPAAYAMWPVDVVATGRYEITLLYTCPPAHVGGRLRVEIGGEALEKPVERAHDPLPVFSPDRVLRKEVYEKEWASLAMGTVRLEAGVTQLAVRAATMENGGTIDLKAVQLRRVR
- a CDS encoding glycosyl hydrolase, with the protein product MPRFFAGLLAGLLFIVSLAGAQPAVAPSDYQDLAYRLIGPFRGGRTVGAVGIPDRPGVFFIGVNNGGVWKTENFGRTWNPIFDAAPTGSVGDIAVAPSNPEVIYVGSGEGLHRPDLSVGDGIFKTMDGGKTWRHIGLGDVQQVGRLVVHPTNPDVVYVAGLGHPYGPNEERGVYRTRNGGDTWERVLYRDVNTGAIQVEFDPADPNTVYAVLWEHREGPWENAAFSGANSGLFKSTDGGDTWTPLTAGLPGPAEGLGRIGIGIAPGDPSRLYATVDAGEHGGIYRSDDAGQSWRRVATDRRLWGRGGDFAEIRVHPRDADVVYVANVASYRSDDGGASWTSIKGAPGGDDYHRIWINPEQPDIMLFVADQGATITVDAGRTWSSWYNQPTAQLYHVSTDNGFPYMVYGGQQESGAIGVYSRGPGGQISFRDWMGVGSDEYAYVAPDPLNPDIVYGGRVVRFDKRTGQTQNVAPEALRSGQYRILRTMPLLFHPADPTMLLFATNVLWKTHSGGQSWEVISPDLSRENTELTESIGDFATPDLADTPRRGVIYAVGPSPRDADVIWAGTDDGLVHVTRDGGRTWSNVTPPALRPWDKVSQLVAGHFDRNTAYIAVNAIRRDDMRPHVYKTHDGGATWTHVAQGMNAMGPVNVVREDPKQPGLLFAGTEREVYFSADDGAHWHNLRQNMPASSIRDLVIHDNDLVVGTHGRSIWILDDIAPLRELAEATRSASAHLFSPQPAYRVRWNMFSDTPLPPEEPTGENPPDGAVLDYRLPADARHVELTILDRAGAVVRRYASDDAAEPVDTTALPHPTYWIRPAQTLGTGAGHHRFVWDLRYAPPRGSEREFAIAAVYKNTPSGPPGPYVHPGEYTVRLTVDGVSQEGRITVRLDPRVSIDAAALRRQSTLAMACYAGYHRLQDIVEAIDALPQTGRGAARLREQAMALRGRGAAGNPDITYGSISAAPADRETLIGLQYKFLHAIAVLQSADAAPTTQLEDAVTQLLASEQAVTARWEALR
- a CDS encoding Ldh family oxidoreductase; translated protein: MSTTTRRFPADRLLGFVESVFIHYEIPAPAAREAARILVSADLRGIDSHGVARLRAYVELLDAGAINPRPDIRILRQTRSTATVDGDNGLGLVVGPYANRLAIEKARDVGSGWVSVCNSNHYGIAGHYPLEALEHGVIGISMTNTGPSVTPLWGAQRMLGTNPIAIAFPGEEEPPIVIDLATSVVAFGKIEIAHRKQEPIPEGWALDREGNPITDPARMMDGGLLLPLGSTRDMGGHKGYGLSAMVDILCGVLSGANWGPFAPPFAAKMAQDDARVGRGIGHFFGAMDLAGFIDPATFKRQIDHWIRTFRATKPAPGTDGPLIPGDPEREAEADRGVNGIPLLPPVVEDLRAVGLRCGVAFP